The Streptomyces sp. GSL17-111 region TGTCACGCAACGGTCAATATCACGAACGCACTCCTGTACGGGGAGGAATCCCGCCAACAGGGATGCCACCCCTTAACGGTAGGGATCCGGCGAACTACTCTGGGTTCACGAATGCCCCGAGCATGTTCCGCGTGCGGCGGGGCGGGCGTCGTTGTGTCAGGGGTGCGCGCATGTCCAGGGAGCCACGCGGACCGAACGAGAAGCTCGGAACCGTCCTCGCCCTCGCGGGAATCAGCAACGCCGGACTCGCGCGCCGGGTCAACGATCTCGGCGCGCAGCGCGGTCTGTCGCTGCGGTACGACAAAACGTCCGTGGCGCGGTGGGTGTCGAAGGGGATGGTGCCGCAGGGCGCCGCACCCCACCTCATCGCCGCGGCGATCGGCAGCAAGCTCGGCAGGCCGGTGCCGCTGCACGAGATCGGGCTCGCCGACGCCGACCCGGCACCGGAGATCGGGCTGGCCTTCCCCCGGGACGTCGGTGCGGCCGTGAAGTCGGCGACGGATCTCTACCGGCTGGATCTCGCCGGTCGACGGGGCAACGGCAGCGTCTGGCAGTCGCTGGCCGGTTCCTTCGCGGTCAGCGCCTACGCCACCCCGGCCTCACGCTGGCTGATCAACCCGGCGGACAGCTCGGTCGCCCGGGAGGCCAGGGCCGTCCCGAGCGGTCCGAGGCTGAGCGGGCTTCCCGGCTCCGAGCTGGTCCGGGTCGGCCACAGCGACGTCGCGAAGCTACGCGAGGCGGCCGAGGAGGCGCGCCGTTGGGACTCCAAGTACGGCGGGGGCGACTGGCGTTCGTCGATGGTCCCCGAGTGCCTGCGGGTGGACGCCACACCGCTGCTCCTCGGCGCGTACTCCGACGAGGTCGGGCGCTCCCTCTTCGGGGCGACGGCCGAGCTGACCCGGCTGGCCGGCTGGATGGCCTTCGACACCGGGCAGCAGGAGGCCGCCCAGCGCTACTACATCCAGGCCCTGCGTCTCGCCCGCGCCGCCGCCGACGTCCCGCTCGGCGGCTACGTCCTCGCCTCCATGTCCCTCCAGGCGACGTACCGGGGCTTCGCGGACGAAGGCGTGGACCTGGCGCAGGCCGCGCTCGAACGCAACCGGTCCGTCGCCACGGCCCGTGTGATGAGCTTCTTCCACCTGGTCGAGGCCCGCGCCCACGCCAAGGCCGACGACGCCCCGGCCTGCGCCGCCGCCCTCTCCGCCGCCGAGAGCCGACTGGAGCGCTCCCGCGACGGCGACCCCGACCCGTCGTGGCTCGACTTCTACTCCGCCGACCGCCTCGCCGCCGACGCCGCCGAGTGCTACCGCGACCTGCGCGCGCCGCGCCAGGTGCGGCGCTTCACCGAGCAGGCCCTGTCGAGGCCGACGGAGGAGTTCGTCCGCTCGCACGGGCTGCGGCTGCTCGTCTCGGCCGTCGCCGAGCTGGAGTCGGGCAACCTGGACGCCGCCTGCGCGGCCGGCACCCGCGCGGTGGAGGTCGCCGGCCGCATATCCTCCGCCCGCACGACCGAGTACGTGCGGGACCTGCTGCACCGGATGGAGCCGTACGGCGACAACCCGCGCGTCGTCGAGTTCCGCGAGCGTGCGCGTCCGCTGCTGGCGGCCCCGGCGTGAGACGCCTGCGGAGCGGGAAGGGATCGACATGACGCGGCTGCCCGCACGTACGTCCGGCGAGCCCCCCGCCGTCCAGGCGGTGGGGTCGGTGGTGACGGGTGCCGCTGCACACTGTCAGTGCCGACCAGCATGATGGAAGACGTGGTGTCCGAGAACGACGACAAGCCGACCGTCCGCCCCCGCCGGTACGACTGCGACGTCCTGGTGGTCGGCGGCGGGATCGTCGGCCTCTCCACGGCCTACGCCCTCACGCGCGCCCGGCCCGGTGTCCGCGTCGTCGTGCTGGAGAAGGAAGCGCGCCCCGCCCTGCACCAGACCGGGCGGAACAGCGGCGTGATCCACAGCGGGATCTACTACCGCCCCGGTTCACTCAAGGCGCGGTTCGCGGCGCAGGGCGCGGCGGAAATGGTCAAATTCTGCTCGGAACACGACATTCCGCACGAGGTGACGGGGAAGCTGATCGTCGCCACCGAACGCGACGAACTGCCCCGTCTGCACGCCCTCGCCCAGCGCGGCCGGGAGAACGGCATCCCCCTGCGTGAGCTGGGTCCGGCGCAGATCACCGAGCGCGAGCCGCACGTCACCGGGCAGGCCGCCATCCACGTCGCCACGACGGGCATCTGCGACTACACGGCGGTCGCCGCCACCCTGGCCCGGCTCGCCTGCGACGCCGGCGCGGAGGTCCGATACGCCTCCCGCGTGACGGCGATCGACCGTCGGGACGGCGTCGGCGTCGCCGTCCGCACCGCCTCCGGCGCCGTCCTGCGCGCACGGGCCCTGGTCAACTGCGCGGGCCTGCACAGCGACTCCGTCGCCCGCCTCGCCGGTGACGCCCCACCGGCCCGCATCGTCCCGTTCCGCGGCGAGTACTACGAGCTCGTCCCCTCCAGCGCGGAGCTCGTGCGCGGCCTCGTCTACCCCGTACCGGACCCGGCGTTCCCCTTCCTCGGCGTCCATCTCACCCGCGGCATCGACGGCGGCGTCCACATCGGGCCCAACGCCGTGCCCGCGCTCGCCCGCGAGGGGTACGACTGGCGCACCGCGCACCCCCGCGAGCTGGCCGCCACCCTGTCCTGGCCCGGCGCCTGGCGCATCGCCCGCCGCCACTGGCGCTACGGCTCGGGCGAGCTGCACCGCTCCCTGTCGAAGGCGGCCTTCACCACGGCCGTCCGGCGCCTCCTGCCGGAGATCACCGAGGCGGACCTGCGGCCCGCACCCGCCGGCGTGCGCGCCCAAGCCGTCCTGCGGGACGGCACGCTCGTCGACGAATTCCTCATCGACGAGGCCCCGCACACCGTGCACGTCCTCAACGCACCCTCCCCCGCGGCCACCGCGTCCCTGCCGATCGGACGGGAGATCGCCTCCCGCGTCCTCACCGGACTCACCGGGCCCGCCGGTCTCCCCCGGCCCGCCCCGCTCGCCGGGTGACGTCGCCCGGCAGGCCGGCCGAAGCCGCCGGTAAAATCGTCCGTACTGTGTCCGAGAACGCCGCACCCCGCCCGCCCGGCAACCGCCGGACCCCCATGTTCGAGCCCGGCACCGGGCCCGCCGCCGACCCGGCGGGCGCCCACCACGACCGGCGCATCCGCAGCTTCCAGCCCCGCCGCAGCCGCGTGACCCAGGCCCAGCGCGACGCGCTCACCCGCCTGTGGCCCCGCTGGGGTCTGGACATCGACGGGCAACGCCTCCTCGACCTGCCCACGCTCTTCGACACCCTGCCCCCGGCCGCCCCCATCGTCCTCGAGATCGGCTTCGGCATGGGCGAGGCCACCGCGCGCATGGCGGCCGCCGAGCCCGGGACGGGCCTGCTCGCCGCCGACGTCCACACCCCGGGTCAGGGCAACCTCCTGCGCCTCGCGGAGCGCGACGGCCTCAGCAACATCCGGGTGGCCAACGGCGACGCCGTCATCCTGCTGGAGAAGATGCTTCCCCCCGCCTCCCTGGCGGGGCTGCGCGTCTACTTCCCCGACCCGTGGCCCAAGAAGCGTCACCACAAGCGCCGCATCATCCAGCCCCACTTCCTCGATCTCGCCGCCGTCCCCCTCGCACCCGGCGCCCTCCTGCACTGCGCGACGGACTGGGAGCCCTACGCGGAGCAGATGCTCGACGTCCTCACCGCACACCCGGCGTTCGAGAACACCCGGCCCGACGGCGGCTACGCCCCCCGCCCCGCCATCCGGCCCCTGACCCGTTTCGAAGGCCAGGGCCTGGACAAGGGCCACACCGTTCGCGACCTCCTCTTCCGACGGCGATAACGCCCCGCGCGTCCCCCGAACGGTCGACTAAGGTCGAGCGAGTGCACCCACACGCCCCCGGAGACGTCCCGCCACCCCCGCGCACGCCCCCGGCCGCGACGACCCTCGCGTCCCCGGCGGCTCCTGCGGCCCCCACCGAGTGGCAGTACACCCCGCGCCGCGCACCGTGGTGGCACAGCCGCGTCCTGCGCGTGGTGACGATCGCCATTCTGCTCGCGCTGTGCGGGCTGGTCATCCTCGCCCTGGTCCGCGAGCAGACGGGCAGCGAGGGTTTCCTCATCGGCATGCTCCTGTCGATCCTGCCCGTGCCCCTGCTGATCGCGGCGTTCCGCTGGGTCGACAGCGTCGACCCAGCGCCCTGGCGCACCGTCGCGTTCGCGTTCGCCTGGGGCGCCTGCGCCGCCACCCTCGTCGCCGTCATCGCCAACACCTTCACGGCCGAATGGCTGGCCACCAGCGTCATCGCGGACGGCGACGTCGACACCCTCGGCGCCACCGTCGTCGCCCCCGTCGTCGAGGAACTCGCCAAGGCGGCCGCCGTCCTCCTGCTCTTCCTCCACCGCCGCCGGTTCTTCAGCGGCGTCATCGACGGCATCGTCACGGCGGGCGTCACCGCCACCGGCTTCGCGTTCACCGAGAACATCCTCTACCTCGGCACCGCCTACGCCGGCGACCAGCTCTACTCCGACGACGGGTTCGCCGCCACCACCGCCCAGACCTTCTTCGTCCGCATCGTCATGTCCCCCTTCGCGCACCCCCTCTTCACCGCCCTGACGGGACTCGGCTTCGGCGTCGCGGCCGCCCTCGCCACCCATCGCCGCACCCTGCGTGTCCTCCTCCCGCTCGTCGGACTGCTGACGTCGATGCTGCTGCACGCCCTGTGGAACGGCTCGGCCTCCACCAACGGCCTGCACTTCCTCCTCGTCTACGCCCTCTTCATGCTGCCGGTCCTGGGCACGCTGATCTGGCTCACCGTCTGGTACCGGGGCCGCGACCTGCGCACCGTGCGCGAAACCCTGCACGCCTACGCCGAACAGGGCTGGCTCCACCCCTCCGAACCCTGGACCCTCGGCTCCATGCACGCCCGCGCCCAGGCCCGCCGCCGCGCCCGGCGCGCCCACGGCCCCACCGCAGCCCGCACCGTCTCCGAGTACCACGCCGCCCTGACGTCCCTCGCCCTCCTCCGCGCCCGCGCCGAGCGCACGGCACCCCCGGACGACTTCACGTCCCGCGAGGCCGAACTGCTCCACCACGCCCTCACGCGCCGCTCCCTCTCAAGCCCGCCCACCCAAACCGCCTCCCCCCGCCCCTACCCCCTCCCCCACACCGGCTGGCGCTGAGCCGCAAAAAGGTGAAGGCCAGCCTGAACCTCACCGTCGGCCCCTCCAAATTCCGCAGCCCCCACTCGATGAGTAGCGCTCATCTATTACGAGACCAAGGAAGGAGCCGTGAAATGGCCCGCCGTTGACGCCCTGTGCCGTGAGTACGGGGCTACGGACGAGGAGCGCGCTGCGCTCGTGGACCTGGCCAAGGGCGCGAAGATCCAGGGCTGGTGGCATTCACTGGCCGACCCGATCCCCGAGTCCATGAACCTGCTGCTGACGCTGGAGAACGAGGTGGTCCGGGAGGATCACTATGCCGCGGTCTACGTGCCTGGCCTGCTCCAAACCCGGGCGTACGCAGAGGCCGTGCACCGGGCAAGAAGTCGGGCACATGGTGGACATTCGCATGAAGCGGCAGAACCTACTGCGACGCGACGATCCGCCCCACATCTGGGCGGTCATGGACGAAGCGGTGATCCGCCGCATGGTCCGCGGTGGCCACACTATGCGTGAACAGCTGCGTCACCTGCTGGAGTGCACAACTTCGCCGCACGTCACCGTGCAGATACTGCCGTTCTCGTCGGGCGCCCATGCTGCTGCGCTGGGCAGCTTCCTAATCTTGGGTGGCCCAACGCCGTCTCTGGATGTCGTCTATGTCGACGTCCTGGGCGGCAGCCTGTTCATGGAGAAGCCCAAGGAGCTTGAGCGCTATAGGTTGGCGTTCGAGTACCTACGGGCCCAGGCACTTGACCTCGAGAAGACCGAGGACCTGATCCACGCGGCCATCAAGGAGCTTTGATGCGGCACTCCCAGCCCGTCGAGGGCAGCACCCTCTGGTTCAAGTCTTCGTACAGCGGCGGTAGCGGCACCGAGTGCATCGAAGTGGCTGCACTGGCCTGCGCCGTTACCGCAGTGCGTGACAGCAAGGTGCCCTGGCGGGGGTCCTTCAGTTCGGCGATGCGGCCTGGGACGCGTTCGTGTACGGCGTCCGGGAGGAGCGGCTGGGGTGAGTGAAGTCGCGTGGGAGGCGTTGCTTCGGCGGGGGCGGCTGGGGGTGCTGGCTACCGTCAAGCGGGATGGGCGGCCGCAGTTGTCGAACGTGAACTACGCGTTCGGCGGCGACGAGCAGGTCGTGCGGGTGTCCGCTACCGAGGGGCGGGCGAAGGTGCGGAATCTGCGGAGGGATCCGCGCGCGAGCCTCCACGTCATGTCGGAGGACGGTCGGGAGTGGGCCGTCGCCGAGGGTGATGTGGAGCTGTCCGATGTGGCGGCGGAGCCGCATGACGCGGTGGTGGAGGAGCTGGTCGAGTCGTTCCGGGCCGTGCAGGGGGAGCGCCCGGACTGGGCTGAGTACCGGGCGGCCATGGTGGCGGATCGGCGGCTTGTGGTCCGTCTGCGGGTTGCGCGGGTCTACGGGCAGGGGCCCGGGTGAGGGGGCGGGGGTTGGAGGGGTTGGGGTTCGGTGAGGTTCCGTTGTTGGACCCGCTGGTGTATCCGGGGCGGTCGGTGGCGGAGCCGGTGGTGTTGTGCGGGGACGAGTTGCTGTCGCTCGGGCGGGTGGATGAGGCGGCGTTCGTCGCGGAGGGGCGGGTTCCGGTGCTGGCGGTGGGGTCGAACGCGGCACCGGCCCAGTTGCGGCACAAGTTCGCGTTGGGCGGGGTCTCCGGGACGGTGCCGATGGTGCCGGTCCGGGTGGGCGGTCTGGCGGTCGGCCACTCGGGGCACGTCAGCGTGGCCGGGTACGTGGCGTACTCTCCGTTCCCGGCGGCGGGCACGGTGTCGGACGTCGTTCTGCTGTGGTTGGAAGAGGGGCAGTTGGGGGTCGTCGACGCCTCGGAACGGGTCAACTACCGGCGGGTGGAGCTGCCCCGTGACCGTTTTCCCGTGCGGGGCTGCCGCCGTGGAGTGCACGTCTACGTGTCCTCCCGAGGGCTGCTGGCCGGGGCCGGGGGCGCGCCCCGGGAGGCCGGGGACCAGCGGCGGGTGATGGGCGAGCTTCTGGCCGCCTCACCACGGCTTCGGGAGGTGCTCGGGGCCTCGCCCGAGGAGTGGGTGCGGCGGGTGGCGGCCGATCACCGGCTGTGCGGCGCCGCGTCTGTTCTGCTCGTCGAGGAGGGTTTCGTGCTGGGCAATCCGCTGGCCTAGCGGGCCGGCGGGCGTCACCAGGACCGGGGAACTTCACGGGCCCGGTCGGCGTTGCCGGGGCACGGACATCTTGAGGGAGGGGTGCGACATGGGGTGGTTGCGCAGACCGGTCGTCGCGGGCGGGCTGGTGCTGGGCCTCGCGGTGGCGGCGGTGGGGCTGTACCTGTTCCAGCCGTGGAAGCTGTGGACGGACGAGACGGTGAACGAGGCGCTGCCGTCCTCCGATCCGGTGGCCGTGGAGTCGGAGAAGCCGGGGGCTGCCGAAGAGCCGGGCGCTGCGGAGGAGTCGGCGGAACCGACGGGTCCGATGACGCTGGCCGAAGGGCGGTTCATCACCCACGAGCACGCCACCGAGGGCACGGTGAAGATCGTGGACCTGGGCGACGGTGAGCGCGTCCTGCGTCTGGAGGGGCTGGACACCAGCAACGGTCCGGACCTGAAGGTGTGGATCACCGATGCCGAGGTACTGCCCGGTGAGGAGGGCTGGGGCGTGTTCGACGACGGCGCGTACCTGGACCTCGGGAAGCTGAAGGGCAACAAGGGGAACCAGAACTACGCGCTCCCCGCCGATGCCGACC contains the following coding sequences:
- a CDS encoding MFS transporter, translating into MSREPRGPNEKLGTVLALAGISNAGLARRVNDLGAQRGLSLRYDKTSVARWVSKGMVPQGAAPHLIAAAIGSKLGRPVPLHEIGLADADPAPEIGLAFPRDVGAAVKSATDLYRLDLAGRRGNGSVWQSLAGSFAVSAYATPASRWLINPADSSVAREARAVPSGPRLSGLPGSELVRVGHSDVAKLREAAEEARRWDSKYGGGDWRSSMVPECLRVDATPLLLGAYSDEVGRSLFGATAELTRLAGWMAFDTGQQEAAQRYYIQALRLARAAADVPLGGYVLASMSLQATYRGFADEGVDLAQAALERNRSVATARVMSFFHLVEARAHAKADDAPACAAALSAAESRLERSRDGDPDPSWLDFYSADRLAADAAECYRDLRAPRQVRRFTEQALSRPTEEFVRSHGLRLLVSAVAELESGNLDAACAAGTRAVEVAGRISSARTTEYVRDLLHRMEPYGDNPRVVEFRERARPLLAAPA
- the lhgO gene encoding L-2-hydroxyglutarate oxidase, whose translation is MVSENDDKPTVRPRRYDCDVLVVGGGIVGLSTAYALTRARPGVRVVVLEKEARPALHQTGRNSGVIHSGIYYRPGSLKARFAAQGAAEMVKFCSEHDIPHEVTGKLIVATERDELPRLHALAQRGRENGIPLRELGPAQITEREPHVTGQAAIHVATTGICDYTAVAATLARLACDAGAEVRYASRVTAIDRRDGVGVAVRTASGAVLRARALVNCAGLHSDSVARLAGDAPPARIVPFRGEYYELVPSSAELVRGLVYPVPDPAFPFLGVHLTRGIDGGVHIGPNAVPALAREGYDWRTAHPRELAATLSWPGAWRIARRHWRYGSGELHRSLSKAAFTTAVRRLLPEITEADLRPAPAGVRAQAVLRDGTLVDEFLIDEAPHTVHVLNAPSPAATASLPIGREIASRVLTGLTGPAGLPRPAPLAG
- the trmB gene encoding tRNA (guanosine(46)-N7)-methyltransferase TrmB, translating into MVRTVSENAAPRPPGNRRTPMFEPGTGPAADPAGAHHDRRIRSFQPRRSRVTQAQRDALTRLWPRWGLDIDGQRLLDLPTLFDTLPPAAPIVLEIGFGMGEATARMAAAEPGTGLLAADVHTPGQGNLLRLAERDGLSNIRVANGDAVILLEKMLPPASLAGLRVYFPDPWPKKRHHKRRIIQPHFLDLAAVPLAPGALLHCATDWEPYAEQMLDVLTAHPAFENTRPDGGYAPRPAIRPLTRFEGQGLDKGHTVRDLLFRRR
- a CDS encoding PrsW family intramembrane metalloprotease, with amino-acid sequence MHPHAPGDVPPPPRTPPAATTLASPAAPAAPTEWQYTPRRAPWWHSRVLRVVTIAILLALCGLVILALVREQTGSEGFLIGMLLSILPVPLLIAAFRWVDSVDPAPWRTVAFAFAWGACAATLVAVIANTFTAEWLATSVIADGDVDTLGATVVAPVVEELAKAAAVLLLFLHRRRFFSGVIDGIVTAGVTATGFAFTENILYLGTAYAGDQLYSDDGFAATTAQTFFVRIVMSPFAHPLFTALTGLGFGVAAALATHRRTLRVLLPLVGLLTSMLLHALWNGSASTNGLHFLLVYALFMLPVLGTLIWLTVWYRGRDLRTVRETLHAYAEQGWLHPSEPWTLGSMHARAQARRRARRAHGPTAARTVSEYHAALTSLALLRARAERTAPPDDFTSREAELLHHALTRRSLSSPPTQTASPRPYPLPHTGWR
- a CDS encoding DUF397 domain-containing protein, whose protein sequence is MRHSQPVEGSTLWFKSSYSGGSGTECIEVAALACAVTAVRDSKVPWRGSFSSAMRPGTRSCTASGRSGWGE
- a CDS encoding PPOX class F420-dependent oxidoreductase, with the protein product MSEVAWEALLRRGRLGVLATVKRDGRPQLSNVNYAFGGDEQVVRVSATEGRAKVRNLRRDPRASLHVMSEDGREWAVAEGDVELSDVAAEPHDAVVEELVESFRAVQGERPDWAEYRAAMVADRRLVVRLRVARVYGQGPG
- a CDS encoding DM13 domain-containing protein; this encodes MGWLRRPVVAGGLVLGLAVAAVGLYLFQPWKLWTDETVNEALPSSDPVAVESEKPGAAEEPGAAEESAEPTGPMTLAEGRFITHEHATEGTVKIVDLGDGERVLRLEGLDTSNGPDLKVWITDAEVLPGEEGWGVFDDGAYLDLGKLKGNKGNQNYALPADADLDTYSSVSIWCDRFNVSFGAAELARV